In Drosophila teissieri strain GT53w chromosome 2R, Prin_Dtei_1.1, whole genome shotgun sequence, the following proteins share a genomic window:
- the LOC122613301 gene encoding 60S ribosomal protein L21-like, with amino-acid sequence MTNSKGYRRGTRDMFSRPFRKHGVIPLSTYMRVFKIGDIVDIKGHGAVQKGLPYKAYHGKTGRIFNVTQHAVGVIVNKRVRGKILAKRVNVRIEHIHHSKCREDFLRRVKENERLLKEAKEKGQWVSLKRQPEQPKKSHFVKKLGEPIALAPIPYEFIA; translated from the coding sequence atgactAACTCAAAGGGTTATCGTCGCGGCACACGGGACATGTTTTCCCGTCCTTTCCGAAAGCATGGAGTTATTCCGTTGTCTACATACATGCGAGTCTTTAAGATCGGCGACATCGTAGATATTAAGGGGCATGGTGCTGTACAGAAGGGTTTGCCCTATAAGGCATATCATGGAAAAACAGGGCGCATATTCAATGTGACTCAGCACGCCGTTGGTGTAATAGTAAACAAACGCGTCAGAGGTAAAATCCTTGCAAAGCGAGTCAATGTGCGCATTGAGCACATCCACCACTCCAAGTGCCGTGAAGATTTTTTGCGCCGCGTAAAAGAAAATGAGCGATTGCTGAAGGaggcaaaggaaaagggaCAATGGGTCAGTCTTAAGCGCCAGCCGGAACAGCCGAAGAAGTCGCACTTCGTTAAGAAACTTGGGGAACCGATTGCTCTTGCCCCGATTCCATACGAATTCATTGCCTAA
- the LOC122612571 gene encoding uncharacterized protein LOC122612571, which produces MRVRGRLRNALHITTQQSTPIILPKLHHFTDMVIKNAHLNTLHGGTQLTWAVTQQQFWIVNGKQAVKRVLRQCVSCFRHRPTPSRQLMGDLPFHRVNPKRGFEATGLDYTDAIEVKSSRF; this is translated from the coding sequence ATGAGAGTGCGGGGCCGGCTTAGGAACGCACTGCACATCACCACTCAGCAAAGCACGCCCATTATTTTACCCAAGCTGCATCATTTTACAGACATGGTCATCAAAAATGCACATCTGAACACGCTGCATGGAGGAACACAACTCACTTGGGCGGTCACTCAGCAGCAGTTCTGGATAGTCAACGGCAAGCAAGCAGTCAAAAGAGTGCTTCGCCAGTGTGTGTCCTGCTTCCGGCATCGACCTACACCCTCCAGACAACTAATGGGGGATCTACCATTTCACCGGGTCAACCCGAAACGAGGTTTCGAAGCCACAGGTTTGGATTACACAGATGCCATCGAAGTCAAGTCCTCCAGGTTTTAA